ACCTAAGGTATCCTGCACAACCTGTGTATGGTCTGGGCATGCCATTTCCCTTTATTGGAGAAAGTTGGTACCCTGTTTTTTTCAAGGTGTTCTGCAATCTGATCATAGGTGTGGCCCAATTTCCGCAAAGTGCGTATATTTTTGACAATCTCTTTTTTTTCTTCACCGGATAGTTTTTTTAAAACGGGAGCATCCCTTCCCACACCCGACAATCCATTTTTCTTTTCTCCATTTTCCGGAGAATTCACCGCAGGTGTAGGGGCCTCCACCACCGACTTCAGGGCATCCAGCGTAAGGGGCAACAAGGCTTCGAGAAGGGCAAGTTTTTTTTCTTCCACATCTGCTCTACGCTCCCGGGCATCTGCAAGGCGTCCCATGGTTTCATTCATCCCCTGCAGAAGCACCTGTATACCCGCAAGGGTCTCTTCCGCACGCTTGAAAAAATCCTCACTGCCCTGGACCATACTCTTCTTCTGCTGGGATCGACGATCATAGGCTGCCCTCTTCTCTGGATTTCCATAAGAATCCTGGGAGCTTCTCCCTGACCCATGACTTCGCTCTTTCTGGCTGGACCGAAGGTTCTTTAAAAAATCGTTCATGGCATTCTCCTTACCACAAGAAAATCCTGATAAATTTAAAGGCAAGGGCTTCAGGCCCATGCTGCGACTTGTTGAAGAGAAACAAATTTTGCGAAGTGACCCGACACAGAAACTGCAGACCTTGCCTCAGTGACAACAAATTTTTCGGAAAAATTGATTTCTCAGGTCATAAACATGCAGACCAGCGATATGAGACCGCTGTTTCTTTCCATCTGCATAAACTTTCTGTATTCTGATAAAGATGACACCGAATCAATTCATGGTCATTCGAACAGAGTAAGAAAAAAGACATACGATGCTGACACAAAAGCATAATGGATGGAAAAAGAATACATGATAAAATTAGCAATTGTCAATTCCATATTTTTTCAGTTATAAATAGCGGTTTTGCTGTT
This window of the Desulfobotulus mexicanus genome carries:
- a CDS encoding recombinase family protein; translated protein: MNDFLKNLRSSQKERSHGSGRSSQDSYGNPEKRAAYDRRSQQKKSMVQGSEDFFKRAEETLAGIQVLLQGMNETMGRLADARERRADVEEKKLALLEALLPLTLDALKSVVEAPTPAVNSPENGEKKNGLSGVGRDAPVLKKLSGEEKKEIVKNIRTLRKLGHTYDQIAEHLEKNRVPTFSNKGKWHAQTIHRLCRIP